The Anoplopoma fimbria isolate UVic2021 breed Golden Eagle Sablefish chromosome 20, Afim_UVic_2022, whole genome shotgun sequence genome includes a window with the following:
- the pou3f2b gene encoding POU domain, class 3, transcription factor 2 has protein sequence MATAASNHYNILTSSASIVHSEPGSMQQATAYRDAQSLLQSDYPLQSNSHTLSHAHQWITALSHGEGAPWSSSPLGAEQDIKPAVQGARDEMHNSSSNLQHQSRPPHLVHQTHGNHHDARAWRTTTAAHIPSMATTNGQSLIYSQPSFSVNGLIPGSGQGMQHHHNIRDSHEEHHSPHLSEHGHPPSQHQHQHRSQSHHDHSDEDTPTSDDLEQFAKQFKQRRIKLGFTQADVGLALGTLYGNVFSQTTICRFEALQLSFKNMCKLKPLLNKWLEEADSTSGSPTSLDKIAAQGRKRKKRTSIEVSVKGALESHFLKSPKPAASEIIGLADSLHLEKEVVRVWFCNRRQKEKRMTPPGGALPGSEDVYGDTPPHHGVQTPVQ, from the coding sequence ATGGCGACCGCAGCGTCTAACCACTACAACATCCTCACCTCCAGCGCATCCATCGTGCACTCGGAGCCCGGCAGCATGCAGCAAGCCACGGCGTACCGGGACGCGCAGAGCCTGTTGCAGAGCGACTACCCGCTGCAGAGCAACAGCCACACGCTCAGCCACGCACACCAGTGGATCACGGCGCTGTCCCACGGAGAGGGAGCCCCGTGGTCCTCCAGCCCGCTCGGCGCGGAGCAGGACATCAAACCCGCGGTGCAGGGCGCCCGGGACGAGATGCACAACTCCAGCAGCAACCTGCAGCACCAGTCGCGGCCGCCCCACCTGGTGCACCAGACGCACGGGAACCACCACGACGCCCGGGCGTGGAGGACCACCACCGCGGCTCACATACCGAGCATGGCCACGACGAACGGCCAAAGCCTTATTTACTCCCAGCCGAGCTTCAGCGTGAACGGGCTGATCCCGGGCAGCGGGCAGGGGATGCAGCACCACCACAACATCAGAGACAGTCACGAGGAGCACCACAGCCCGCACCTCAGCGAGCACGGACACCCTCCGTCCCAGCATCAGCACCAGCACCGATCGCAGAGCCACCACGACCACTCGGACGAGGATACGCCGACCTCGGACGACCTGGAGCAGTTCGCCAAGCAGTTCAAGCAGCGGAGGATCAAGCTGGGCTTCACGCAGGCGGACGTGGGACTCGCCCTGGGGACCCTGTACGGAAATGTGTTTTCCCAAACCACCATATGCAGGTTTGAGGCCCTGCAGCTCAGCTTCAAAAACATGTGTAAGCTGAAGCCTCTGTTGAACAAGTGGTTGGAGGAGGCGGACTCCACCTCGGGCAGCCCGACCAGCCTGGACAAAATCGCGGCGCAGggcaggaaaaggaaaaaacggACTTCAATCGAGGTGAGCGTAAAGGGAGCTTTGGAGAGCCATTTTTTGAAGAGCCCTAAGCCGGCAGCGTCGGAAATAATCGGCCTGGCGGACAGTCTGCACCTGGAGAAAGAAGTGGTGAGGGTTTGGTTTTGTaacaggagacagaaggagaaacGCATGACTCCTCCCGGAGGAGCTCTGCCGGGGAGCGAGGATGTGTACGGGGACACGCCGCCGCACCACGGGGTCCAGACCCCGGTCCAATGA